One window of Saimiri boliviensis isolate mSaiBol1 chromosome 4, mSaiBol1.pri, whole genome shotgun sequence genomic DNA carries:
- the LTV1 gene encoding protein LTV1 homolog isoform X3: MPHRKKKPFIEKKKAVSFHLVHRSQRDPLAADETAPQRVLLPTQKISNEERQAEQRKYGVFFDDDYDYLQHLKEPSGPSELIPSSTFSAHNRREEKEETLVIPSTGIKLPSSVFASEFEEDVGLLNKAAPVSGPRLDFDPDIVAALDDDFDFDDPDNLLEDDFILQANKPTGEEEGMDIQKSVIEDDSEWEDVDDKKGDSDDDYDSAGPLSDESDVSVPGETHGATADHLFWNEETKSRFTEYSMTSSVMRRNEQLTLHDERFEKFYEQYDDDEIGALDNAELEGSIQVDSNRLQEVLNDYYKEKAENCIKLNTLEPLEDQDLPMNELDESEEEEMITVVLEEAKEKWDCESICSTYSNLYNHPQLIKYQPKEYLSMSYQRKGSQQSKLNECR, encoded by the exons ATG CCTCACAGGAAGAAAAAGCCCTTTatagagaagaagaaagcagTGTCTTTTCACTTGGTCCACCGGAGCCAACGAGATCCTTTAGCAGCAGATGAGACTGCACCCCAGAGGGTTCTGTTGCCCACACAAAAA ataagcaatgaagaaaggcAAGCAGAACAGAGGAAGTATGGAGTGTTTTTTGATGATGACTATGACTACCTGCAGCACCTGAAGGAACCATCTGGACCCTCAGAGCTCATTCCCTCAAGTACCTTCAGTGCACACaacaggagagaggagaaagaggaaacacTGGTAATTCCA AGCACTGGAATTAAGTTGCCTTCATCGGTGTTTGCTTCAGAGTTTGAAGAAGATGTTGGATTGTTAAATAAAGCAgctccagtttcag gACCTCGACTGGATTTTGATCCTGACATTGTTGCAGCTCTTGATGATGATTTTGACTTTGATGATCCAGATAATCTGCTTGAAGATGACTTTATCCTTCAGGCCAATAAGCCAacaggggaggaagagggaatgGATATACA GAAGTCTGTGATTGAAGATGACAGTGAGTGGGAAGATGTGGATGATAAGAAGGGAGATAGCGATGATGACTATGACTCTGCAGGCCCATTGTCAGACGAAAGTGATGTGTCTGTGCCTGGAGAAACTCATGGAGCTACAGCAGATCACTTGTTCTGGAATGAAGAAACGAAAAGTCGCTTCACAGAGTATTCGATGACTTCCTCAGTCATGAGGAGAAATGAACAGCTGACTCTACACGATGAGAGGTTTGAGAAG tTTTACGAGCAATATGATGATGACGAAATTGGAGCTCTGGATAATGCAGAATTGGAAGGTTCTATTCAAGTGGACAGCAATCGCTTACAGGAAGTTTTGAATGACTACTacaaagagaaggcagagaa TTGTATAAAATTGAATACCCTTGAACCCTTGGAGGATCAAGACCTGCCAATGAATGAGCTTGATGAGtctgaggaggaagagatgatTACCGTAGTCCTtgaagaagccaaagagaagtGGGATTGTGAATCTATTTGTA gtACATACTCAAATTTATATAACCATCCACAGCTTATCAAGTATCAACCAAAG GAATACCTCTCAATGTCTTACCAAAGAAAGGGCTCACAGCAAAGCAAGCTGAACGAATGCAGATGA
- the LTV1 gene encoding protein LTV1 homolog isoform X2, protein MPHRKKKPFIEKKKAVSFHLVHRSQRDPLAADETAPQRVLLPTQKISNEERQAEQRKYGVFFDDDYDYLQHLKEPSGPSELIPSSTFSAHNRREEKEETLSTGIKLPSSVFASEFEEDVGLLNKAAPVSGPRLDFDPDIVAALDDDFDFDDPDNLLEDDFILQANKPTGEEEGMDIQKSVIEDDSEWEDVDDKKGDSDDDYDSAGPLSDESDVSVPGETHGATADHLFWNEETKSRFTEYSMTSSVMRRNEQLTLHDERFEKFYEQYDDDEIGALDNAELEGSIQVDSNRLQEVLNDYYKEKAENCIKLNTLEPLEDQDLPMNELDESEEEEMITVVLEEAKEKWDCESICSTYSNLYNHPQLIKYQPKPKQIRISSKTGIPLNVLPKKGLTAKQAERMQMINGSDLPKVSTQPRSKNESKEDKRARKQAIKEERKERRVEKKANKLAFKLEKRRQEKELLNLKKNVEGLKL, encoded by the exons ATG CCTCACAGGAAGAAAAAGCCCTTTatagagaagaagaaagcagTGTCTTTTCACTTGGTCCACCGGAGCCAACGAGATCCTTTAGCAGCAGATGAGACTGCACCCCAGAGGGTTCTGTTGCCCACACAAAAA ataagcaatgaagaaaggcAAGCAGAACAGAGGAAGTATGGAGTGTTTTTTGATGATGACTATGACTACCTGCAGCACCTGAAGGAACCATCTGGACCCTCAGAGCTCATTCCCTCAAGTACCTTCAGTGCACACaacaggagagaggagaaagaggaaacacTG AGCACTGGAATTAAGTTGCCTTCATCGGTGTTTGCTTCAGAGTTTGAAGAAGATGTTGGATTGTTAAATAAAGCAgctccagtttcag gACCTCGACTGGATTTTGATCCTGACATTGTTGCAGCTCTTGATGATGATTTTGACTTTGATGATCCAGATAATCTGCTTGAAGATGACTTTATCCTTCAGGCCAATAAGCCAacaggggaggaagagggaatgGATATACA GAAGTCTGTGATTGAAGATGACAGTGAGTGGGAAGATGTGGATGATAAGAAGGGAGATAGCGATGATGACTATGACTCTGCAGGCCCATTGTCAGACGAAAGTGATGTGTCTGTGCCTGGAGAAACTCATGGAGCTACAGCAGATCACTTGTTCTGGAATGAAGAAACGAAAAGTCGCTTCACAGAGTATTCGATGACTTCCTCAGTCATGAGGAGAAATGAACAGCTGACTCTACACGATGAGAGGTTTGAGAAG tTTTACGAGCAATATGATGATGACGAAATTGGAGCTCTGGATAATGCAGAATTGGAAGGTTCTATTCAAGTGGACAGCAATCGCTTACAGGAAGTTTTGAATGACTACTacaaagagaaggcagagaa TTGTATAAAATTGAATACCCTTGAACCCTTGGAGGATCAAGACCTGCCAATGAATGAGCTTGATGAGtctgaggaggaagagatgatTACCGTAGTCCTtgaagaagccaaagagaagtGGGATTGTGAATCTATTTGTA gtACATACTCAAATTTATATAACCATCCACAGCTTATCAAGTATCAACCAAAG CCCAAACAAATTCGAATATCTTCTAAAACAGGAATACCTCTCAATGTCTTACCAAAGAAAGGGCTCACAGCAAAGCAAGCTGAACGAATGCAGATGATTAATGGCAGTGATCTTCCTAAAGTATCAACCCAGCCACGTTCTAAAAATGAGAGCAAAGAAGATAAAAGGGCAAGAAAGCAAGCGATAAAAGAAGAGCGCaag GAACGAAGAGTGGAGAAGAAAGCTAACAAATTAGCATTTAAACTagagaaaagaaggcaagaaaaagagcTGCTGAACTTGAAGAAGAATGTTGAGGGTCTAAAGCTATAG
- the LTV1 gene encoding protein LTV1 homolog isoform X1 gives MPHRKKKPFIEKKKAVSFHLVHRSQRDPLAADETAPQRVLLPTQKISNEERQAEQRKYGVFFDDDYDYLQHLKEPSGPSELIPSSTFSAHNRREEKEETLVIPSTGIKLPSSVFASEFEEDVGLLNKAAPVSGPRLDFDPDIVAALDDDFDFDDPDNLLEDDFILQANKPTGEEEGMDIQKSVIEDDSEWEDVDDKKGDSDDDYDSAGPLSDESDVSVPGETHGATADHLFWNEETKSRFTEYSMTSSVMRRNEQLTLHDERFEKFYEQYDDDEIGALDNAELEGSIQVDSNRLQEVLNDYYKEKAENCIKLNTLEPLEDQDLPMNELDESEEEEMITVVLEEAKEKWDCESICSTYSNLYNHPQLIKYQPKPKQIRISSKTGIPLNVLPKKGLTAKQAERMQMINGSDLPKVSTQPRSKNESKEDKRARKQAIKEERKERRVEKKANKLAFKLEKRRQEKELLNLKKNVEGLKL, from the exons ATG CCTCACAGGAAGAAAAAGCCCTTTatagagaagaagaaagcagTGTCTTTTCACTTGGTCCACCGGAGCCAACGAGATCCTTTAGCAGCAGATGAGACTGCACCCCAGAGGGTTCTGTTGCCCACACAAAAA ataagcaatgaagaaaggcAAGCAGAACAGAGGAAGTATGGAGTGTTTTTTGATGATGACTATGACTACCTGCAGCACCTGAAGGAACCATCTGGACCCTCAGAGCTCATTCCCTCAAGTACCTTCAGTGCACACaacaggagagaggagaaagaggaaacacTGGTAATTCCA AGCACTGGAATTAAGTTGCCTTCATCGGTGTTTGCTTCAGAGTTTGAAGAAGATGTTGGATTGTTAAATAAAGCAgctccagtttcag gACCTCGACTGGATTTTGATCCTGACATTGTTGCAGCTCTTGATGATGATTTTGACTTTGATGATCCAGATAATCTGCTTGAAGATGACTTTATCCTTCAGGCCAATAAGCCAacaggggaggaagagggaatgGATATACA GAAGTCTGTGATTGAAGATGACAGTGAGTGGGAAGATGTGGATGATAAGAAGGGAGATAGCGATGATGACTATGACTCTGCAGGCCCATTGTCAGACGAAAGTGATGTGTCTGTGCCTGGAGAAACTCATGGAGCTACAGCAGATCACTTGTTCTGGAATGAAGAAACGAAAAGTCGCTTCACAGAGTATTCGATGACTTCCTCAGTCATGAGGAGAAATGAACAGCTGACTCTACACGATGAGAGGTTTGAGAAG tTTTACGAGCAATATGATGATGACGAAATTGGAGCTCTGGATAATGCAGAATTGGAAGGTTCTATTCAAGTGGACAGCAATCGCTTACAGGAAGTTTTGAATGACTACTacaaagagaaggcagagaa TTGTATAAAATTGAATACCCTTGAACCCTTGGAGGATCAAGACCTGCCAATGAATGAGCTTGATGAGtctgaggaggaagagatgatTACCGTAGTCCTtgaagaagccaaagagaagtGGGATTGTGAATCTATTTGTA gtACATACTCAAATTTATATAACCATCCACAGCTTATCAAGTATCAACCAAAG CCCAAACAAATTCGAATATCTTCTAAAACAGGAATACCTCTCAATGTCTTACCAAAGAAAGGGCTCACAGCAAAGCAAGCTGAACGAATGCAGATGATTAATGGCAGTGATCTTCCTAAAGTATCAACCCAGCCACGTTCTAAAAATGAGAGCAAAGAAGATAAAAGGGCAAGAAAGCAAGCGATAAAAGAAGAGCGCaag GAACGAAGAGTGGAGAAGAAAGCTAACAAATTAGCATTTAAACTagagaaaagaaggcaagaaaaagagcTGCTGAACTTGAAGAAGAATGTTGAGGGTCTAAAGCTATAG